Within Kineothrix sp. MB12-C1, the genomic segment AGCGAAATAGCTTCATCTCGGGTTCAAGCCTTCGAAGAAAATCGGAATCCTCCAACCCCTTTCCTTTCAAAAACTGGATAATCACCACTTTTTTGCCGTGACATGCCATTTGTACCGCTCTGCCTAAGGCGGCTGGTGACTTTCCATGCCCGTCGCCGCTGTAAATATGTATTGTTCCTTTTCTCATATCCGGCTCCTATCTCCAAATCAGGATATATAACCTTTTCTTATGCAATATGTAACAATGTATGGCATATAATATCACACAAACTTGTGGAAATCAACTATTAATCTTCTATTAACTCTAATTTGCTTACTGATACTTCATAAGCAACCCTTCTTTCCAACTGCTCTTCGGATAACTTTTTCATATATTCTCTGCTCTGGATCCTGCCCCAGACAGCACATCTTGCACCTACTTCGAATCCGCTTGCAAATCTGGCATTTCTTCCCCAGCAGATGCACGGTATGTAATCTGATTTTCCATAAGGCCTGTTCACCGCAAGAAGGAGGTCGGCTATTTCTCTTCCCAAAGGGGTCTTTCTATAAATCGGCTCCTTACAAATATAACCATCTAAATAAATTTGATTCGACTTCGTACTTTCTCCAATTTCATCTACGAACTCTATTTCTCTTGCAAATACGGAAAGCACCAGCTTATTCTTTCTCTCTTCATGCCGGTTATAGGAGCGGAACTGTCCATTTACTATGATATACATTCCTTTATAATCCCCATCCACATCGATGAGACGTTCCGATACCATAAGAGGAATATTATCCATCGATTCGCTCAGCCTCTCCACACGGACATCTACCATATAGAATCCCTCTCCGAATATTTCGTGGCTGAAAATGAAATCACTCACTATTTCCCCCATGATTACCACCTGGTTGTTTTCAATTACTTTATCTGTCATTTTTGTTCTCCCTTCTTACACTTTTAAGAATTTTTTCCCGTAATTAATACTAATATATCGCATTTTTCACAAAAAAGAACTGTAAGGCACCGCGCAGCACCACCATTTTCACTATAAATCATATTTCTTTTTCCCGTATTTTCGCATACTAAAGATGCACATTCCTTGTTTTTACACGATTATTTCTTGCAACTTATCATATACAATGATATACTGAACAAGTTTTATAAATTTAAAAACATGATAAAATTAATCACATTTTGAAAAAGTTAATTGAGGAGTAACTATGAAGCAAAATAGAGACGATGTAAGAAACATTGCCATTATCGCCCACGTTGACCATGGCAAGACTACTTTAGTGGATGAACTTCTAAAGCAAAGCGGTGTATTCCGTGAAAACCAGGCCGTTACCGAACGCGTAATGGATTCTAACGATATCGAACGCGAGCGAGGTATTACAATTCTCGCTAAGAATACGGCAGTCACATACAAAAGTACGAAGATAAATATTATCGACACTCCCGGACATGCTGATTTCGGCGGCGAAGTGGAACGAGTTCTTAAGATGGTAAACGGCGTTGTTCTCGTAGTCGATGCCTTCGAAGGCGCTATGCCTCAGACAAAATTCGTTCTGAAAAAGGCATTGGAACTACAGCTCCCCGTCATCGTATGCATCAATAAAATTGACCGTCCGGAAGCAAGGCCACGCGAAGTTATCGACGAAGTGTTAGAACTTTTCATAGATCTGGACGCTAACGAAGAACAACTCGACTGCCCTTTCATCTTCGCTTCTGCGAAAACAGGTATCGCTTCCACGGATATCGATGCCAAAGGCTCTGATATGGTTCCCTTGTTCGAAACCATATTAGACTATATTCCTGCACCCTCCGGTGATCCTGATGCAGGCACACAGGTGCTGATCAGTACTATAGACTATAATGAATATGTAGGCCGTATCGGTGTGGGCAAGGTGGATAATGGTTGTGTAAAAAT encodes:
- a CDS encoding single-stranded DNA-binding protein, which gives rise to MTDKVIENNQVVIMGEIVSDFIFSHEIFGEGFYMVDVRVERLSESMDNIPLMVSERLIDVDGDYKGMYIIVNGQFRSYNRHEERKNKLVLSVFAREIEFVDEIGESTKSNQIYLDGYICKEPIYRKTPLGREIADLLLAVNRPYGKSDYIPCICWGRNARFASGFEVGARCAVWGRIQSREYMKKLSEEQLERRVAYEVSVSKLELIED